One Ktedonobacterales bacterium genomic region harbors:
- a CDS encoding Uma2 family endonuclease: protein MVAEPHRTAMSIEDYLALDRSSSEARYEFIDGHPYLLAGGTADHATISFNMMSAIHSRLSDPCRIYNSDLRVRLSETRYVYPDASVSCDPRDRGQADTIQYPRLAVEVLSPGTEAYDRGRKFGYYRACPTLQEYVLVDTQRQAIEVYRRETDSLWTLHPFGPGDEVELASLGVRFPVAEAYRDVVFSEGSAED, encoded by the coding sequence ATGGTTGCTGAACCGCATCGAACAGCGATGAGCATCGAGGACTATCTGGCTCTTGATCGCAGCAGCAGCGAGGCCCGCTATGAGTTTATTGACGGCCACCCCTATCTGCTAGCCGGGGGAACCGCCGATCACGCCACCATCAGTTTCAATATGATGAGCGCCATCCATAGCCGCCTGAGCGACCCATGCCGTATCTATAACTCTGATTTGCGGGTCCGTCTATCCGAGACGCGCTATGTCTACCCGGATGCCTCGGTAAGCTGCGATCCGCGAGATCGCGGGCAGGCCGATACCATCCAGTATCCGCGCCTGGCAGTTGAAGTCCTCTCCCCCGGCACAGAAGCCTATGATCGGGGCAGGAAGTTTGGGTACTATCGCGCCTGCCCGACGCTGCAAGAATATGTCCTGGTGGACACGCAGCGCCAGGCGATAGAGGTCTATCGCCGCGAGACCGATAGCCTCTGGACGCTGCATCCCTTTGGGCCAGGCGATGAGGTGGAACTGGCAAGTTTGGGCGTGCGTTTTCCCGTTGCCGAGGCTTATCGAGACGTGGTGTTCTCAGAAGGGTCGGCAGAGGACTGA
- a CDS encoding polysaccharide deacetylase family protein, translating into MAARQPPPFYRRFLFLAILVAVLLTLLVISDSRPSSLAQQPARPTATPTPTPTPTPPPPLVYLAAHGNPKLHEIALTFDDGPSAGYTRAILNVLQHYHVLATFFMLGIWVQRYPDLARAVVAAGDAVGDHTWNHLDLTTLSAHQITQQLTNTRNIIQQVTGVHPYVFRPPYEAYNRQVLDIAHSLKLSTILWNIDPHDWARPGVGSIISTVRVNAKNGAIILMHDGGGDRSQTVKALPTIIEQLQKRGFTFVTIPQLLVHLTSGSNAQLAQESLKPNPVKEQLCACGASREAGEGGAEAKAACQRERLLRPAVRRQGRRRYTQ; encoded by the coding sequence ATGGCTGCTCGCCAACCGCCGCCGTTTTATCGCCGCTTTCTGTTTCTTGCTATCTTAGTTGCTGTGCTGCTGACGCTGCTGGTCATTAGCGACAGCAGACCATCGAGTCTGGCGCAGCAGCCAGCCAGGCCAACCGCCACACCTACGCCCACACCAACCCCCACGCCCCCGCCCCCGCTGGTGTATCTGGCGGCGCATGGCAATCCGAAACTGCACGAAATCGCCCTGACCTTTGATGATGGCCCTTCCGCTGGCTACACCCGCGCGATCCTCAATGTCCTCCAGCACTATCACGTCCTGGCAACCTTCTTTATGCTGGGTATATGGGTGCAGCGTTATCCCGATCTGGCGCGCGCAGTGGTGGCTGCTGGGGATGCAGTGGGCGATCACACCTGGAATCACCTCGATCTCACCACGCTGAGCGCCCATCAGATCACTCAGCAGCTTACCAATACGCGCAATATCATCCAGCAGGTGACAGGCGTTCACCCCTATGTGTTCCGCCCACCCTACGAAGCCTATAATCGCCAGGTACTTGACATCGCGCACTCGCTCAAGCTCTCGACGATCTTATGGAACATTGACCCCCATGATTGGGCGCGCCCTGGCGTCGGCTCCATCATCAGTACGGTGCGCGTCAACGCGAAGAACGGGGCTATCATTCTGATGCACGATGGCGGTGGGGACCGCTCACAAACGGTAAAGGCGCTGCCCACCATCATCGAACAATTGCAGAAGCGCGGCTTTACCTTTGTGACCATCCCGCAACTGCTGGTCCACCTGACGTCAGGCAGCAACGCTCAACTGGCTCAGGAGAGTCTCAAACCAAATCCGGTTAAAGAGCAGCTTTGCGCGTGCGGCGCCAGCAGGGAGGCTGGCGAAGGGGGCGCAGAGGCAAAGGCTGCTTGTCAGCGCGAACGTTTGCTCAGGCCAGCGGTTCGCCGCCAGGGACGGCGGCGGTACACGCAATAG
- a CDS encoding tetratricopeptide repeat protein → MTASDASLDRLIEDYQTAIGAVCEIAEAYYRLGKLDAALTALQAGALLLEDAAEEQRLDDSRAKLLLQQGKLLVTKGFYANSGYEAAASTLLRAQGLATSIGDEGGSADALQLLGQAAYNKTVHGSEGDYTQALDYFQQALARREKLEDRRGIAESLFYIGLIHERWQQPGEAESYYTRALAIAQESGYQIEQSYALRHLAGLAQEAGDLEKTLTLFTESLTLREGAGYKILLPLSHIAVGDVLLAQQHLPQATTHYQVAYAIAQELDTPVAQMICMLSLGALYQQQQELAQARSYFEQAYDQAKEIDMQWAMGVASRELEGIARLEHNS, encoded by the coding sequence TTGACAGCATCTGACGCTTCTCTCGACAGACTCATCGAGGACTATCAAACCGCTATCGGCGCCGTGTGCGAGATCGCCGAAGCCTATTACCGTCTGGGCAAGCTGGATGCGGCTCTCACCGCCCTCCAAGCTGGCGCCCTGCTCCTGGAAGATGCAGCCGAAGAACAGAGGCTGGACGACAGCCGGGCAAAGCTGCTGCTTCAGCAAGGCAAGCTGCTCGTTACCAAAGGATTTTATGCCAACAGTGGCTATGAGGCTGCGGCCTCCACCTTGCTGCGCGCCCAGGGGCTGGCAACCTCCATCGGGGATGAGGGCGGCAGCGCAGACGCGCTTCAGCTCCTTGGGCAAGCGGCTTACAACAAGACGGTGCATGGCAGCGAAGGCGACTATACACAAGCCCTGGATTACTTTCAGCAAGCTCTGGCCCGGCGAGAGAAGCTGGAAGATCGGCGGGGTATTGCCGAGTCATTATTTTATATCGGCCTGATTCATGAACGCTGGCAGCAGCCGGGCGAAGCGGAAAGCTATTATACCAGAGCGCTGGCGATTGCCCAGGAGAGTGGCTACCAGATCGAGCAATCCTATGCCCTGCGCCATCTGGCGGGTCTCGCTCAGGAAGCGGGCGATCTTGAGAAGACGCTGACCCTGTTTACAGAATCGCTGACCTTGCGGGAAGGCGCCGGTTACAAAATCCTGCTCCCGCTCTCCCACATTGCCGTTGGTGATGTGCTCCTGGCGCAGCAGCATCTGCCCCAGGCGACAACGCATTACCAGGTGGCCTATGCCATCGCCCAGGAGCTGGATACGCCTGTCGCGCAAATGATCTGTATGCTCTCGCTTGGCGCCTTGTATCAACAGCAGCAGGAACTTGCTCAAGCGCGCTCGTATTTCGAGCAGGCATACGATCAGGCAAAAGAGATAGATATGCAATGGGCAATGGGAGTCGCCTCCAGGGAATTGGAAGGAATTGCCAGGCTGGAGCACAACAGCTAG
- a CDS encoding response regulator: MSQAPSDTPGDRRQPNNPKKVLVIDDNPTIVELVKYAVHLQGNYEVVAAYDGEEGLRRFYQERPDCVIIDVKMPRIDGYQLVRCLRGDANSAQVPLIILSAMIREEDQARGYLSGVDEYLTKPFKPAALGAALERVMKITAEQRYQRMRDLAARYRG; this comes from the coding sequence GTGTCACAGGCGCCATCTGATACGCCGGGGGATAGACGCCAGCCGAACAATCCTAAAAAGGTGCTGGTGATTGACGACAATCCAACCATTGTCGAACTGGTGAAATACGCCGTTCATTTGCAAGGGAATTACGAGGTGGTGGCGGCGTATGATGGTGAGGAAGGGCTGCGGCGCTTTTATCAAGAACGTCCCGATTGCGTGATTATTGATGTCAAGATGCCGCGCATAGACGGCTATCAACTGGTGCGCTGCCTGCGCGGAGATGCCAACAGCGCGCAGGTTCCCTTGATTATCCTGAGTGCGATGATTCGAGAGGAAGACCAGGCGCGCGGCTATCTTTCAGGGGTTGATGAATACCTGACCAAGCCGTTTAAGCCAGCGGCCCTGGGCGCTGCGCTGGAACGTGTAATGAAGATCACCGCCGAGCAACGCTATCAACGTATGCGTGATCTTGCCGCGCGATACAGAGGCTAG
- a CDS encoding serine/threonine-protein kinase, giving the protein MAGLEGTRLGDYELVEQIGSGGMAEVYRARQLTAFSREVAVKVIRPGFSEKEEFRARFLREAQSISRLSHPNILPLIEFGEEDQALYLVMPLVREGTLRDLIRQRNRPLPLEEARPLFTQLCGAVHYAHSQGIIHRDIKPQNVLLQQHTHVLLADFGIARDRSEKTITATGAGVGSAEYMAPEQAMGQADTRSDIYSLGIVLYQMLTGSVPYSGSTPLQVLMKHTTAPLPDPRTLNPSLSPRIVEALQTALAKDRDERFQSAQALARAVQEAQAEAASSPASSAPAWQPSNQFIQPPAGASFPPPASSHYADLATPYEQSSAAPTPASSPGSYDTRPASNYGPPPGSMAPSSQPIVSPALPIKPPPRKKKTGLIALISALALVVLLGGMLLALGLTGNGPFGSLGANLQTTPTPTTGPIPTGFKLYTHTDHSFSIIYPTASGWSMKAAITVNGSGEEFDGPASQVVQVVNGGSAQSSDTGSNDDAFCVVFGATTNGHTTVTLAGQQWTREECDSFGGIAHAIVETIVYKGQLYLLSYASTTGSFDSNRRQYFTQMEQSFTFLT; this is encoded by the coding sequence ATGGCAGGACTAGAGGGGACGCGCCTGGGGGATTACGAACTGGTCGAGCAGATCGGCAGCGGCGGCATGGCCGAAGTCTATCGCGCCAGGCAGTTGACCGCCTTTAGCCGCGAGGTCGCCGTGAAAGTAATCCGCCCCGGCTTCAGCGAAAAAGAAGAGTTTCGCGCCCGCTTTCTGCGCGAAGCCCAGTCCATTTCGCGCCTCTCGCATCCCAACATCCTGCCGCTCATCGAGTTTGGCGAAGAAGACCAGGCGCTCTATCTGGTGATGCCGCTCGTCCGCGAAGGCACGCTGCGCGATCTCATCAGGCAGCGCAACAGGCCGCTGCCTCTGGAAGAGGCGCGGCCTCTGTTCACCCAGTTGTGCGGCGCGGTCCACTACGCCCACAGCCAGGGCATCATCCACCGCGACATCAAGCCGCAGAACGTCCTTTTGCAGCAGCATACGCACGTCCTGCTGGCCGATTTTGGCATCGCCCGTGATCGCAGCGAAAAGACGATTACGGCCACCGGAGCGGGCGTCGGCTCAGCCGAATATATGGCCCCGGAACAGGCGATGGGGCAGGCCGACACGCGCAGCGACATCTACAGCCTGGGCATTGTCCTCTACCAGATGCTTACCGGCTCGGTCCCCTATTCAGGCAGCACCCCGCTTCAGGTGTTGATGAAGCACACCACCGCGCCCCTGCCCGATCCGCGCACGCTCAACCCCAGCCTTTCCCCGCGCATCGTGGAGGCGCTGCAAACGGCGCTGGCGAAAGACCGCGATGAACGCTTCCAGAGCGCCCAGGCGCTGGCGCGAGCCGTACAGGAGGCCCAGGCAGAAGCCGCTTCTTCTCCGGCGTCAAGCGCGCCTGCCTGGCAGCCATCAAACCAATTTATCCAGCCGCCGGCGGGGGCGTCATTTCCCCCGCCCGCGTCGTCACATTACGCTGACCTGGCGACCCCCTACGAGCAGAGCAGCGCGGCGCCCACGCCAGCATCTTCCCCCGGCTCCTATGACACCAGGCCCGCCAGCAATTATGGCCCGCCGCCTGGGAGCATGGCCCCGTCGAGCCAGCCCATTGTCAGCCCGGCGCTTCCGATAAAGCCGCCGCCCCGGAAGAAGAAAACCGGCCTGATCGCGCTGATCTCGGCTCTGGCGCTGGTCGTGCTGCTGGGCGGTATGCTGCTCGCGCTCGGCCTGACGGGGAACGGCCCCTTCGGTTCTCTCGGCGCAAACCTCCAGACGACGCCCACACCGACGACAGGGCCGATCCCAACTGGCTTCAAGCTCTACACGCACACCGATCACAGCTTCAGCATCATTTATCCAACTGCGTCCGGCTGGTCAATGAAGGCAGCCATTACGGTGAATGGCTCAGGCGAAGAGTTCGACGGACCGGCGAGCCAGGTGGTGCAAGTCGTCAACGGTGGCTCTGCGCAATCATCAGATACCGGCTCCAACGACGACGCTTTCTGCGTTGTCTTTGGGGCTACCACCAACGGCCACACCACCGTCACTCTCGCCGGGCAGCAGTGGACACGGGAGGAGTGCGACAGTTTTGGCGGCATCGCTCACGCCATCGTCGAAACGATAGTCTATAAGGGCCAGCTCTATCTGCTCTCTTACGCCTCGACCACAGGCAGCTTTGACAGCAATCGCCGCCAGTACTTCACACAGATGGAGCAGAGCTTCACATTCCTGACCTGA
- a CDS encoding glucose 1-dehydrogenase produces the protein MRLANKVAIITGAGSGMGRAAALLFAREGAKVAVADLDTKTGEETVAEIRLAGGDALFVPVNVADEAQVRRMVAATVERFGALHILYNNAGIMPADDGSVTDISEQTWDKVLDVNLKSAFFCCKYAVPEMVKTGGGSIINIASFVALLGCTVPQDAYTASKGGMISLTKSLAVQYARQGIRANVICPGPIETALLRTLWTSEEERSKRLNRIPLGRFGAPEDIVYLALYLASDEASWTTGAVMVVDGGITSHYF, from the coding sequence ATGCGATTAGCCAATAAAGTAGCGATCATTACCGGCGCGGGCAGCGGCATGGGCCGCGCGGCGGCGTTGCTCTTTGCGCGTGAGGGCGCAAAAGTGGCGGTGGCCGACCTGGACACGAAAACGGGCGAAGAGACGGTGGCCGAGATTCGCTTGGCGGGCGGCGACGCGCTGTTTGTGCCGGTGAACGTGGCCGATGAAGCGCAGGTGCGGCGCATGGTCGCGGCGACCGTCGAGCGTTTCGGGGCGCTGCACATCCTCTATAACAATGCGGGCATCATGCCTGCCGATGACGGCTCTGTCACCGATATAAGTGAGCAAACGTGGGATAAGGTGCTGGATGTGAACCTCAAAAGCGCCTTTTTCTGCTGCAAATACGCTGTTCCTGAGATGGTGAAGACTGGCGGCGGCTCGATCATCAATATCGCCTCGTTCGTCGCGCTGCTGGGCTGCACTGTGCCGCAGGATGCCTACACGGCCAGCAAAGGCGGGATGATCTCGCTGACGAAATCGCTGGCGGTGCAATATGCCAGGCAGGGGATTCGCGCCAACGTCATCTGCCCGGGGCCGATTGAGACGGCGCTCTTGCGTACCCTCTGGACCAGCGAGGAAGAGCGCAGCAAGCGGCTGAACCGTATCCCCCTGGGCCGCTTTGGCGCGCCGGAAGATATTGTCTATCTGGCGCTCTATCTGGCCTCCGATGAGGCAAGCTGGACCACCGGAGCCGTGATGGTCGTGGATGGCGGCATCACTTCTCATTATTTCTGA
- a CDS encoding response regulator transcription factor → MEQQSKTRQEAQQESVHQGEWQMESVLFVDPESDMHEQMEQMLQDLFVLRHARTAREAWDALGRQLPGLMISEVDLPDQNGLELCEQVRANQAAAGLPILLLTTRAGIGDKVAGFMAGADDYVVKPIDPRFFSARVRLLFRLKALDQRPSQQGTLSPPPSPSSPPPQPEDFQGE, encoded by the coding sequence ATGGAGCAGCAATCAAAGACACGGCAAGAGGCCCAGCAGGAGTCAGTGCATCAGGGGGAGTGGCAAATGGAGAGTGTCCTGTTTGTTGATCCAGAGAGCGACATGCACGAACAGATGGAGCAGATGCTGCAAGACCTCTTTGTGCTGCGCCATGCCAGGACGGCAAGAGAGGCCTGGGACGCGCTTGGGCGCCAGCTTCCGGGCCTGATGATCAGTGAAGTGGACTTGCCCGATCAGAACGGGCTGGAACTCTGCGAGCAGGTGCGCGCCAATCAGGCAGCCGCCGGTCTGCCGATTCTGCTCTTGACGACGCGCGCGGGGATCGGCGATAAAGTCGCCGGATTTATGGCCGGGGCAGATGATTATGTGGTCAAGCCAATTGATCCGCGCTTCTTTAGCGCGCGCGTTCGCTTGCTCTTCCGCTTGAAAGCCCTGGACCAGAGGCCCTCGCAGCAGGGCACCCTTTCGCCTCCACCCTCTCCCTCTTCGCCTCCGCCCCAGCCAGAAGACTTTCAGGGAGAATAA
- a CDS encoding serine/threonine-protein kinase: protein MAGLEGTRLGAYELIERIGSGGMAEVYRARQLTAFGREVAIKIIRVGFSENSSFRERFLREAQAVSKLSHPNILPLIEFGEENETLYLVMPLAREGTLRDLLKQRNGPLALDETILIFTQLCEAVQYAHEEGIIHRDIKPQNVLLQRRSHVLLADFGIARDTAETQHMTTTGAGIGTVEYMAPEQAIGQADARSDIYSLGIVLYQLLTGSVPYSGSTPFQVLMKHTNDALPDPRLLNPSLPAEIVQVLQSALAKDPNRRFHSAQALGRAVQQVRPDAAAGAAGAAGAHQPPISIAPPPKSLTKQTTWHGQDFRDMPVEGPPQEFPSGPAPVGPGGMTGATGRQGPPAGWANVSPEGADYDQPTWNTTGGRAAMTGAGWQQRGRAGPPPYAGGGQFPPPSGPRRRRGPLIAALIGALVLAVILSSVAVAYGLFGSKSNGQTANQGGVTVTAQPTATPTATATATATATATPTPTPTPTRTPTPTPTHTPTPPAIPPPPALLSPANGASFSNFPRTTTLTWRSVYGATSYVVQIYFAGGNSCSDPLTAYSPVTVTGTSYTFDFVGKQAGCWKVASVGSGGQGSFSPLWQFVYTV, encoded by the coding sequence ATGGCTGGCCTGGAAGGGACGCGCCTGGGCGCGTATGAGCTTATCGAGCGGATTGGGAGCGGCGGGATGGCCGAGGTCTATCGCGCCAGGCAGCTTACCGCCTTTGGCCGCGAGGTAGCGATCAAGATCATTCGCGTGGGTTTCAGCGAAAATAGCTCATTTCGTGAGCGTTTTCTGCGAGAGGCCCAGGCTGTCTCCAAGCTCTCGCATCCCAATATTTTGCCGCTCATCGAGTTTGGCGAAGAAAACGAAACGCTGTATCTCGTCATGCCACTGGCCCGCGAGGGTACGCTGCGCGATCTGCTCAAGCAGCGCAACGGCCCGCTGGCGCTGGATGAAACCATCCTTATTTTCACCCAGTTGTGCGAGGCCGTACAGTACGCCCACGAAGAAGGCATCATCCATCGAGACATCAAACCTCAGAACGTGCTGCTTCAGCGGCGCTCCCATGTCCTGCTCGCTGACTTTGGCATCGCGCGCGATACCGCAGAAACGCAGCATATGACGACCACAGGCGCGGGCATTGGCACTGTCGAATACATGGCGCCAGAACAGGCTATCGGCCAGGCCGACGCGCGCAGCGACATCTACAGCCTGGGCATCGTTCTCTATCAGTTGCTCACCGGCTCCGTCCCCTATTCGGGCAGCACCCCCTTCCAGGTCTTGATGAAGCATACCAATGACGCGCTGCCCGATCCACGCCTGTTGAACCCCAGCCTGCCCGCCGAGATCGTGCAGGTGTTGCAAAGCGCGCTGGCGAAAGACCCGAATCGTCGCTTTCACAGCGCGCAGGCGCTGGGGCGCGCGGTCCAGCAAGTGCGGCCCGATGCAGCGGCGGGCGCGGCTGGAGCCGCTGGCGCTCATCAGCCGCCGATCTCGATTGCGCCCCCACCCAAGTCGCTGACTAAACAGACCACCTGGCATGGACAGGATTTCAGGGATATGCCGGTTGAGGGGCCGCCGCAAGAGTTTCCCAGCGGCCCCGCGCCGGTCGGGCCAGGCGGCATGACCGGCGCGACTGGCCGCCAGGGACCGCCCGCAGGCTGGGCCAACGTTTCGCCTGAAGGGGCAGACTACGATCAGCCTACCTGGAATACCACAGGCGGCAGAGCGGCAATGACCGGCGCGGGCTGGCAGCAGCGGGGGCGCGCTGGCCCGCCGCCCTATGCTGGCGGGGGCCAGTTTCCTCCGCCGTCCGGTCCCCGGCGCAGGCGTGGCCCGCTCATTGCCGCGCTGATAGGCGCGCTGGTCCTGGCCGTGATTCTCTCTTCGGTGGCCGTCGCCTATGGCCTGTTTGGCTCAAAATCCAACGGCCAGACCGCCAATCAGGGCGGCGTGACGGTGACGGCTCAGCCAACAGCCACACCCACAGCGACAGCCACCGCGACGGCGACGGCCACCGCCACACCAACGCCCACGCCAACCCCGACGCGCACGCCGACGCCAACGCCGACGCATACTCCAACGCCACCAGCCATTCCACCACCGCCAGCGCTACTCTCCCCAGCGAATGGGGCGTCGTTCAGTAATTTCCCTCGTACAACCACCCTTACCTGGCGATCTGTGTATGGCGCAACTTCATACGTCGTACAAATCTACTTCGCGGGAGGCAATTCGTGCTCCGATCCACTTACCGCCTACTCACCGGTAACGGTAACCGGAACCAGCTACACATTCGACTTTGTAGGCAAGCAAGCGGGCTGCTGGAAGGTCGCATCCGTAGGCTCAGGGGGCCAGGGGTCTTTCAGTCCATTATGGCAGTTTGTTTATACCGTCTAG
- a CDS encoding ThiF family adenylyltransferase: MNDKILPDTAPPSLADRYARQTLFAGIGREGQGRLLASRVAIIGCGALGTVLANNLARAGVGHVTIADRDFIEANNLQRQVLFDEDDLARNLPKAIAASARLRRINSEIEITALAEDINVDNIEAIVASVDLVMDGTDNFETRYLLNDACVKAGKPWIYSGVIASYGVTMNILPGDTACLRCVFPEMPLPGTTPTCDTAGVLNGIVGAVASIASTEALKILLGRAEKINRAMLWMDLWENTQDQMEIPRMPDCPVCGQGHYEFLDDASGGQSASLCGRNAVQVRPPRRADNGHDAPAMNFALLAERLREVGEVNFNDFLLRFRVDGYEFTVFPDARAIIKGTDDQAIARSLYARYIGA; encoded by the coding sequence ATGAATGACAAGATACTACCAGATACTGCTCCTCCCTCTCTAGCGGACCGCTATGCTCGCCAGACGCTCTTCGCTGGCATTGGCCGCGAAGGCCAGGGGCGCTTGCTCGCCTCGCGCGTGGCGATTATTGGCTGCGGCGCGCTGGGTACAGTGCTGGCAAATAACCTGGCGCGCGCCGGAGTCGGCCATGTGACGATTGCGGACCGCGATTTTATCGAGGCCAACAACCTCCAGCGTCAGGTACTCTTCGATGAAGATGATCTGGCGCGCAACCTGCCCAAAGCCATTGCCGCCAGCGCAAGGCTGCGGCGCATCAATTCTGAAATCGAGATTACGGCGCTGGCCGAAGACATCAACGTAGATAATATCGAGGCCATCGTTGCCAGCGTCGATCTGGTGATGGACGGTACGGATAATTTCGAGACGCGCTATCTGCTCAACGATGCCTGCGTCAAAGCGGGCAAGCCCTGGATTTACAGCGGCGTAATCGCCTCCTATGGCGTCACCATGAATATCCTGCCAGGCGATACGGCCTGCCTGCGCTGTGTCTTCCCGGAGATGCCCCTGCCCGGCACGACGCCCACCTGCGATACGGCTGGTGTCCTCAACGGCATCGTCGGCGCTGTCGCCTCGATTGCCTCCACCGAAGCCCTCAAAATCCTGCTGGGCCGGGCAGAAAAGATCAACCGCGCCATGCTCTGGATGGACCTCTGGGAAAATACGCAGGACCAGATGGAAATCCCGCGCATGCCCGACTGTCCTGTCTGCGGCCAGGGCCATTACGAATTTCTTGACGACGCCAGCGGCGGGCAGAGCGCGTCGCTCTGTGGGCGCAACGCTGTGCAGGTGCGCCCGCCGCGTCGCGCCGACAATGGACACGACGCGCCAGCGATGAACTTTGCGCTGCTGGCTGAGCGGCTGCGCGAAGTGGGCGAAGTGAACTTCAACGACTTCCTGCTGCGCTTCCGCGTGGATGGCTACGAGTTCACCGTCTTTCCCGATGCCCGCGCGATCATCAAAGGCACCGACGATCAGGCTATCGCCCGCTCGCTCTACGCCCGCTATATCGGCGCGTAG
- a CDS encoding glutamine synthetase family protein has protein sequence MAADIERIIQEHQIHTVKIGMPDMDGVFRGKRVPRDNFLAGLDDGFAQCDVLFGWDIAEDLIPNLRFTGWDTGYPDVWMKPDLSTFGIVPWDTGVAQVICDFVGEHGEPITISPRAVLQRVIDRAAARGYLVELAIELEFRLFRETQQSLREKHWRDLTPLSPTNSCYSVFRSSGDDFLLGPIMRQMNEAGIAVEGYNREHGPGMYEMNLHHAPGVAAADRAMLFRNGVKEICTQSGMTACFMAKWNHEQDGSSGHLHQSLWDAAGKNIFYDQAAPHHLSDALKQYSAGVLKLLPDFLALYAPNINSYKRFMVGTWAPTTATWGIETRTTALRLVPGAMKATRLENRAPGADTNPYLAMAASVASGLYGLEQKLEMPPAARGNAYALSAEEAPPLPRTLEQAIERFNRSDLAREFFGEEFVEHYVAMRRWEVECYNKVVDEWQRERYFEMV, from the coding sequence ATGGCAGCCGATATTGAGCGTATCATTCAGGAACATCAGATTCATACCGTCAAGATTGGTATGCCGGATATGGACGGCGTGTTTCGCGGCAAACGGGTACCGCGCGATAATTTTCTCGCTGGCCTGGACGACGGTTTCGCCCAGTGCGATGTCCTCTTTGGCTGGGATATTGCCGAGGATTTGATCCCCAATTTGCGCTTTACCGGCTGGGATACCGGCTATCCTGATGTCTGGATGAAGCCCGATCTCTCCACCTTTGGGATCGTCCCCTGGGACACAGGCGTTGCCCAGGTGATCTGCGATTTTGTGGGTGAGCATGGCGAACCGATCACCATCTCGCCGCGCGCTGTCTTGCAGCGCGTGATAGACCGCGCGGCGGCGCGTGGCTATCTGGTGGAATTGGCGATTGAGCTAGAGTTCCGCCTCTTCCGCGAGACGCAGCAATCTCTGCGGGAGAAGCATTGGCGCGATCTGACGCCGCTTAGCCCGACCAATAGCTGCTATAGTGTCTTCCGCTCCAGCGGCGACGATTTTCTGCTGGGGCCGATCATGCGCCAGATGAACGAGGCGGGCATTGCCGTGGAAGGCTATAACCGCGAGCATGGGCCGGGGATGTATGAGATGAACCTGCATCACGCGCCAGGCGTGGCCGCCGCTGATCGAGCGATGCTTTTCCGCAACGGGGTCAAAGAGATTTGCACGCAGAGTGGTATGACGGCCTGCTTTATGGCGAAGTGGAATCACGAACAGGATGGCAGCAGCGGCCATTTGCACCAGAGCCTCTGGGACGCCGCTGGCAAGAATATTTTCTACGACCAGGCCGCGCCCCACCATCTCAGCGACGCGCTGAAACAGTATTCGGCGGGCGTGCTGAAGCTGCTGCCCGATTTCCTGGCTCTGTACGCGCCCAATATCAATTCGTATAAGCGTTTTATGGTGGGGACATGGGCGCCGACGACAGCCACCTGGGGCATCGAAACGCGCACGACGGCGCTGCGCCTGGTGCCAGGCGCGATGAAGGCGACGCGCCTGGAAAACCGCGCGCCAGGGGCCGACACCAACCCCTATCTGGCAATGGCGGCTTCGGTGGCGTCGGGCCTGTATGGGCTGGAGCAAAAGCTGGAGATGCCCCCGGCGGCGCGGGGCAACGCCTACGCGCTTTCAGCGGAGGAAGCGCCGCCCCTGCCGCGCACGCTGGAGCAGGCGATTGAGCGTTTCAATCGCAGCGATCTGGCGCGCGAGTTTTTTGGCGAGGAGTTTGTCGAACACTATGTCGCTATGCGCCGCTGGGAAGTGGAGTGCTACAATAAAGTGGTTGATGAATGGCAGCGCGAACGCTATTTCGAGATGGTCTAG